A region of Salinibacter sp. 10B DNA encodes the following proteins:
- a CDS encoding malic enzyme-like NAD(P)-binding protein: protein MSEKQEYLPSASNSITLRLKIENRPGMLAKVTSVIGEAGGNIGAIDIVRPGEEELVRDITINTRSDDHARTIVDDIHELEGVAVVNVSDRTFLLHIGGKLEVNSKTPLRTRDQLSMAYTPGVARVSEALHEAPEDAHRLTMKSNTVAVVSDGTAVLGLGDIGPEAAIPVMEGKGQLLKEFADVNGVPLCLDTTDVDEIVDTVARFAPVFGGINLEDIAAPRCFEIETRLQERLDIPVFHDDQHGTAVVAVAALLNALKIVDKSLADLKIVMVGIGAAGSAVTEMLLQMGAETIIGVDRSGPVTSDRDDLDAAKQRYVQMTDPDVEADTLSGVMEGADVFIGLSGPDVIDEEDLQRMARDPIVFAMANPKPEIMPERAYPHVSVMATGRSDYPNQINNVLCFPGMFKGALNCRATDITDDMKIAAAHAIAETIDPRSLTPDYIIPSVFDQEVVQRVSSAVSETAKEQGVARRRT, encoded by the coding sequence ATGAGTGAAAAGCAGGAATATCTTCCGAGTGCAAGCAATTCGATTACCCTTCGGCTCAAGATTGAAAATCGGCCGGGTATGCTGGCCAAGGTGACTTCTGTCATTGGAGAGGCAGGAGGAAATATTGGGGCGATTGACATTGTGCGTCCCGGCGAGGAAGAGCTCGTACGGGACATCACCATCAATACGCGCAGTGACGATCACGCCCGCACCATTGTCGATGATATTCATGAGCTTGAGGGCGTGGCGGTTGTAAACGTTTCGGACCGGACGTTTCTATTGCATATCGGGGGAAAGCTGGAGGTAAATAGTAAGACGCCCCTTCGGACTCGCGATCAGCTCTCGATGGCATACACACCGGGAGTCGCCCGGGTGTCTGAGGCCCTTCACGAGGCCCCGGAGGATGCTCATCGGCTAACCATGAAGAGCAACACCGTGGCCGTTGTCTCCGACGGTACGGCGGTGCTTGGACTGGGAGACATCGGTCCCGAAGCGGCTATCCCTGTCATGGAGGGAAAGGGACAGCTCCTTAAAGAATTTGCCGACGTAAACGGCGTACCGCTTTGCCTCGATACGACCGACGTAGACGAGATTGTTGACACGGTTGCGCGTTTCGCTCCGGTGTTTGGGGGCATCAACTTAGAAGACATTGCTGCGCCGCGGTGCTTTGAGATCGAGACCCGTCTGCAAGAGCGTCTCGATATTCCCGTCTTCCATGACGACCAGCACGGAACAGCCGTCGTGGCCGTGGCGGCATTGCTGAATGCCCTTAAGATCGTCGATAAATCGCTCGCTGACTTGAAAATTGTTATGGTCGGGATTGGAGCTGCGGGCTCGGCCGTGACGGAGATGCTTCTTCAGATGGGAGCGGAGACCATTATCGGGGTAGACCGTTCCGGCCCGGTTACGAGCGACCGAGACGACCTGGACGCGGCCAAACAGCGCTACGTGCAAATGACGGATCCGGACGTGGAGGCCGACACGCTGTCTGGGGTGATGGAGGGGGCCGATGTCTTCATCGGGCTCAGTGGACCGGATGTGATTGATGAGGAGGATCTTCAGCGCATGGCGCGGGATCCTATTGTATTCGCGATGGCAAATCCGAAACCGGAGATCATGCCCGAGCGGGCATACCCACACGTGTCGGTCATGGCAACGGGCCGGAGTGACTACCCGAACCAAATCAACAACGTGCTGTGCTTTCCGGGCATGTTCAAAGGAGCGCTCAACTGCCGGGCGACGGACATCACGGATGACATGAAAATTGCGGCCGCCCATGCAATTGCCGAAACCATCGACCCGCGAAGCTTGACTCCGGATTATATCATTCCCAGCGTGTTCGACCAGGAGGTTGTGCAGCGTGTATCATCGGCGGTCTCCGAAACGGCGAAGGAGCAGGGAGTGGCCCGCCGACGCACTTAG
- a CDS encoding aldehyde dehydrogenase family protein: MSVPSQNYIHGTWTDATSGQTFEVTSPADPNDRIGHFPASGPTDVDEAVEAAANTQSDWDDYPAPQRGQILRTAGDLLSDRKADIAEAMTREMGKPFFETKGDVQEAIDTAYYTASETRRLFGNTVPSELPDKMNMSIRRPVGVCAIITAWNFPVAVPSWKIFPALAAGNTVVFKPSEEAPQSGLLFVQTLLDAGLPDGVINVVHGDGDTGSALVEHPQVDAVGFTGSYDVGTSIAETCGRLNKRVSLEMGGKNPMIVMEDADLDLALDGAIWGAFGTTGQRCTATSRLICHEDIHDQFVEMVETEAKTLVLGDGNDDATDVGPLINRDALDKVTRYVEIGQNEGATLSIGGSPAKVDGLDGFFFEPTVFTEVTTDMRIAQEEIFGPVLSVFKVSSYEEAVDVANNTQFGLSSAIYTNNIQRGFQAMRDLDAGITYINGPTIGAEAHMPFGGVKDTGNGHRDGGWAAFEFFTEKKTVYVDYSGQLQKAQMDSVDEE, from the coding sequence ATGTCCGTTCCCTCCCAGAACTATATTCACGGCACGTGGACCGACGCCACCTCCGGCCAGACGTTTGAGGTCACGAGTCCCGCTGACCCCAACGATCGTATCGGCCACTTTCCTGCCTCCGGCCCGACAGATGTGGACGAAGCTGTCGAGGCGGCCGCCAATACCCAATCCGACTGGGATGATTATCCGGCCCCTCAACGGGGACAGATACTGCGAACGGCCGGTGATCTTCTCTCCGACCGCAAGGCGGACATCGCCGAGGCCATGACCCGGGAAATGGGCAAGCCGTTCTTCGAAACGAAAGGAGACGTGCAGGAAGCCATTGACACCGCCTATTATACTGCGAGTGAGACACGGCGGCTTTTTGGGAATACCGTGCCGAGTGAGCTCCCCGATAAAATGAACATGTCCATCCGCCGACCGGTGGGGGTGTGTGCTATTATCACCGCCTGGAATTTTCCGGTGGCCGTCCCGTCCTGGAAGATTTTTCCAGCTCTCGCTGCGGGCAACACGGTGGTGTTCAAACCCAGCGAAGAGGCCCCGCAGAGCGGCCTTTTGTTTGTGCAAACGCTCCTGGACGCTGGTCTCCCCGACGGGGTCATCAACGTCGTCCACGGAGACGGAGACACCGGTTCGGCACTCGTCGAGCATCCGCAAGTCGACGCCGTCGGGTTCACCGGCTCCTACGACGTCGGGACTAGCATCGCCGAAACCTGCGGGCGGCTCAACAAGCGAGTCTCGCTCGAGATGGGCGGCAAAAACCCAATGATTGTGATGGAGGATGCGGATCTGGACCTCGCCCTCGACGGAGCCATCTGGGGGGCCTTCGGAACTACAGGACAGCGCTGTACCGCGACGAGCCGCCTCATCTGTCACGAGGACATTCACGACCAGTTTGTCGAGATGGTCGAAACCGAAGCAAAAACACTTGTGCTTGGGGACGGCAACGACGACGCTACCGATGTCGGCCCGCTCATCAACCGGGACGCGCTCGATAAGGTGACGCGCTACGTTGAAATCGGGCAGAACGAAGGGGCCACGCTTTCCATTGGGGGCTCGCCCGCAAAGGTAGATGGGCTCGACGGGTTCTTCTTTGAACCGACTGTGTTCACCGAGGTGACGACCGACATGCGAATCGCACAGGAGGAGATCTTTGGGCCGGTGCTCTCTGTGTTCAAAGTAAGCTCGTACGAGGAGGCCGTGGACGTGGCCAACAACACCCAGTTCGGGCTCTCTTCCGCCATCTACACAAACAATATACAGCGTGGCTTTCAGGCCATGCGCGACCTCGACGCGGGCATCACATACATCAACGGCCCCACCATCGGGGCGGAGGCGCACATGCCCTTCGGGGGAGTCAAAGACACAGGCAATGGACACCGAGACGGAGGCTGGGCTGCCTTCGAATTCTTCACCGAGAAGAAGACCGTGTACGTCGACTACTCCGGTCAGTTGCAAAAAGCGCAGATGGACTCGGTGGACGAAGAATAA
- a CDS encoding aminotransferase class I/II-fold pyridoxal phosphate-dependent enzyme: MSASTTTPDLRHHLSERVRDTPPSGIRRFFEIAATMEDVISLGIGEPDFVSPNSAIQAGIDSLKAGRTSYTSNAGLKELRTLIVEEYDERYGVSYNPEDEVLVTVGCSEAMQLAMQALLDPGDEVLIPEPCFVSYGPNARFAGGEVVHVPTSVEHNFQVTADDIEPHLTDRSKVLFLGYPNNPTGAVLRRETLEEISRLVVEHDLMVVSDEIYDRLIYGTARERGHVCVPSIDRLKNRTVLLNGFSKNYAMTGWRLGFACAPAPILQAMHKVHQYMIMSAPTVAQEAAIAALREGQEDVERMRNSYDERRRVIVEGLNEAGLPTFEPEGAFYAFPDITSTGLTSEQFVRQLLEEEQVACVPGSAFGPSGEGYVRCSYATGLDDIKEALVRIKRFASKHQ, encoded by the coding sequence ATGTCTGCTTCCACGACAACGCCTGATCTTCGACACCATTTGTCCGAGCGTGTTCGAGATACGCCCCCAAGTGGCATCCGCCGCTTTTTTGAAATCGCGGCGACAATGGAGGATGTCATCTCCCTCGGAATTGGCGAGCCGGACTTTGTGTCGCCCAACTCGGCAATCCAAGCTGGAATCGACTCACTGAAGGCCGGCCGAACGAGTTACACGTCCAACGCGGGACTCAAGGAACTTCGAACCCTCATTGTAGAGGAATACGACGAGCGGTACGGCGTCTCGTACAATCCAGAAGACGAGGTGCTGGTGACCGTCGGCTGTAGCGAAGCCATGCAACTGGCCATGCAGGCCCTTTTGGATCCCGGCGACGAGGTGCTGATTCCAGAGCCCTGCTTCGTTTCGTACGGCCCGAACGCGCGGTTTGCGGGGGGCGAGGTCGTGCACGTGCCCACCTCCGTGGAGCATAACTTTCAGGTCACGGCCGATGACATTGAGCCTCACCTCACGGACCGATCGAAGGTCCTCTTTTTGGGATATCCCAACAATCCGACCGGGGCTGTTCTCCGCCGCGAGACGCTCGAAGAGATTTCACGTCTCGTCGTCGAACACGATCTAATGGTCGTCTCCGACGAGATTTACGATCGCCTCATCTACGGCACTGCTCGTGAACGGGGGCACGTGTGTGTCCCGTCGATTGATCGACTGAAAAACCGAACGGTTTTGCTGAATGGGTTTTCCAAAAACTACGCGATGACGGGGTGGCGACTGGGGTTTGCTTGTGCGCCGGCCCCGATTTTGCAGGCCATGCACAAGGTGCACCAGTACATGATTATGAGTGCGCCTACGGTCGCGCAAGAGGCGGCGATTGCTGCACTGCGAGAGGGACAGGAAGATGTAGAGCGCATGCGGAACAGCTACGATGAGCGCCGTCGGGTCATTGTGGAGGGGCTGAATGAGGCAGGGCTTCCCACCTTCGAGCCCGAAGGAGCGTTTTATGCGTTTCCTGACATCACCTCCACGGGGCTTACCTCCGAGCAGTTTGTCCGACAGCTTCTGGAGGAGGAGCAGGTGGCATGTGTGCCCGGTAGTGCTTTCGGGCCGAGCGGGGAGGGGTACGTCCGCTGTTCGTACGCCACCGGCCTGGACGACATCAAGGAGGCGCTCGTTCGCATCAAACGATTTGCATCCAAACATCAGTAG
- the prfB gene encoding peptide chain release factor 2 (programmed frameshift): MKKYTEDELESLIERVEALGGYLDVEGRREMIEELNRERMDPNFWDDPDRAREIEQRIAREEEWVEAWEGVKERAENLETLQVLAEEEEADLEDEIFAEAEVLEEELDRLELESLLDDPDDERNAILTINPGAGGTESQDWADMLLRMYMRWAERKEYDVEMVAYQPGEEAGIKSATITVSGEYAYGHLKSESGVHRLVRISPFDSDSRRHTSFASVFVYPEVDDSIEVDLSEGTMDFQTFRSGGKGGQHVNKVATGVRLVWEGELSNGEEVEITAECTEERSQLQNRNRAETMLKSRIYQAERELREKKKEKIENQKKSIEWGSQIRSYVLHPYKMVNDHRTETKISNAEAVLDGEIDPFIQAYLLQGRKERDTSPA; the protein is encoded by the exons ATGAAAAAGTACACGGAGGACGAACTGGAATCCCTTATCGAGCGCGTTGAGGCGCTCGGGGGCTATCTT GACGTAGAGGGCCGTCGTGAGATGATTGAGGAGCTCAACCGTGAGCGCATGGATCCCAACTTTTGGGATGATCCTGACCGCGCCCGCGAAATTGAGCAGCGCATTGCCCGGGAGGAGGAGTGGGTGGAGGCCTGGGAAGGGGTCAAGGAGCGGGCCGAAAATTTGGAGACGCTTCAGGTGCTTGCGGAGGAAGAAGAGGCTGACCTTGAGGATGAAATTTTTGCCGAGGCCGAAGTCCTTGAGGAAGAGCTCGACCGCCTCGAGCTTGAGAGCCTTCTGGACGACCCGGACGACGAGCGGAATGCCATCTTGACGATCAACCCCGGAGCCGGAGGAACCGAGAGCCAGGACTGGGCGGACATGCTTCTCCGGATGTATATGCGTTGGGCCGAGCGTAAGGAGTACGACGTGGAAATGGTGGCCTATCAGCCGGGGGAGGAGGCCGGGATCAAGAGTGCGACGATCACCGTCTCGGGCGAGTACGCATACGGGCACCTCAAGAGTGAGTCTGGCGTACACCGGCTCGTGCGCATTTCTCCGTTCGACTCCGACAGTCGTCGTCACACCTCCTTTGCCAGTGTATTTGTCTATCCGGAGGTTGATGACAGTATCGAGGTCGATCTTAGCGAAGGAACGATGGACTTCCAAACGTTTCGCTCAGGAGGGAAGGGGGGGCAGCACGTCAACAAGGTCGCGACCGGGGTCCGGCTCGTCTGGGAGGGCGAACTCTCAAACGGGGAAGAGGTGGAGATTACCGCCGAGTGTACGGAGGAGCGGAGTCAGCTCCAGAACCGGAACCGGGCGGAAACCATGTTGAAGAGCCGCATCTACCAGGCCGAGCGTGAGCTCCGAGAGAAGAAGAAAGAAAAGATCGAGAACCAGAAAAAGAGTATTGAGTGGGGCAGCCAGATTCGCTCGTACGTGCTGCATCCCTACAAGATGGTGAACGACCACCGGACGGAGACGAAGATTTCCAATGCTGAGGCCGTTCTGGATGGAGAGATTGACCCGTTCATTCAAGCGTACCTGCTCCAGGGGCGAAAAGAGCGCGATACGTCACCAGCTTAG
- a CDS encoding ribosome maturation factor codes for MNPTQQRIADRVRSLTQEVIAGTSYFLVDVAVRGHKGTRVVEIYVDSPEDFGHDDLAVVSKEVGFLLDVEDVVDGSYKLEVSSPGIKRPLKVPQQYQKNVGRTLRVRYQTEGNEEIVVGDLTSASDDEIELELSSGDQLRLPYQTINQARIELPW; via the coding sequence GTGAATCCCACACAGCAGCGCATTGCCGATCGCGTGCGTTCCCTCACGCAGGAGGTGATTGCGGGGACGAGCTATTTCCTCGTGGACGTTGCCGTACGGGGACACAAAGGAACGCGTGTCGTCGAAATCTACGTGGATTCGCCGGAGGACTTCGGCCACGATGATTTGGCAGTTGTGAGCAAGGAGGTCGGGTTTCTTCTAGACGTGGAGGACGTTGTAGATGGGAGTTACAAGCTCGAGGTGTCTTCGCCGGGGATTAAACGGCCTCTCAAGGTGCCTCAGCAGTACCAGAAGAACGTTGGTCGCACGTTGCGCGTACGATATCAAACGGAGGGCAACGAAGAGATTGTCGTGGGGGACCTTACGAGCGCAAGTGACGATGAGATCGAGCTTGAATTGTCGTCGGGCGACCAGCTCCGATTGCCGTACCAAACGATTAATCAGGCGCGCATCGAGCTCCCGTGGTGA
- the nusA gene encoding transcription termination factor NusA, with protein MRSEDLVSSFGEIARAKDIDRDTLQIIVEDVFRAMLRKRYGADEAFEIIFNPKQGDIQILHIQEVVGDWDLVDPVTEIKVSDAKGIDEGFEVGDEVASELDIADFGRRAVMTARQTFRQRIRDIEKEQVYEEYTELIGEIVVGEIYQVRRHETLLMHEDTELVLPKKEQIPGDHYRKGNMLRTVVKEVRRDAGSDPQVVVSRTSPVFMERLFELEVPEVYDGHVEIKKVARIPGDRAKVAVLSHDEKVDPVGACVGVNGRRIHEVVRELSNENIDVMEWSDDPQELIARALSPAEPTSVTLNQDAEPPRARVEVVADEVSQAIGKRGVNIKLASQLTGYEIDVYREIPADEEDVDIEEFGDELSDETIQKLKHIGCDTGKAVLELSADALARRADLARETAQRVLDIIETEFEKGPGIIESIRNGRFTVESVLEPEATDADGTAPTGAAPEPLDEPATSSEPVASDAAEADDAEPSEETDAAVSEEPEAEASPDDDSSDSEESPSSEPVPKESEVQS; from the coding sequence ATGCGAAGCGAAGACCTCGTCTCTTCCTTTGGGGAGATTGCCCGGGCGAAAGACATTGACCGGGATACCTTGCAGATCATCGTCGAGGATGTTTTCCGGGCGATGCTTCGCAAGCGGTATGGGGCGGATGAGGCGTTTGAGATCATTTTTAACCCCAAGCAGGGAGACATCCAGATTCTTCACATCCAGGAAGTGGTGGGGGATTGGGATCTCGTGGATCCGGTGACGGAGATTAAGGTGTCCGATGCGAAAGGAATTGACGAGGGCTTTGAGGTGGGGGATGAGGTTGCCAGTGAGCTGGACATTGCTGATTTTGGTCGTCGGGCGGTCATGACGGCACGTCAGACGTTTCGTCAGCGCATCCGCGACATCGAAAAGGAGCAGGTGTACGAGGAGTACACCGAGCTCATTGGTGAGATTGTGGTTGGCGAAATTTACCAGGTGCGCCGGCACGAGACCTTGTTGATGCACGAAGATACGGAGCTCGTGCTTCCGAAGAAGGAGCAGATTCCGGGAGATCACTACCGGAAAGGAAACATGCTTCGCACCGTGGTGAAGGAGGTCCGCCGCGACGCCGGAAGTGACCCGCAAGTGGTGGTCAGTCGTACCTCCCCGGTCTTTATGGAGCGGCTCTTTGAATTGGAGGTCCCGGAGGTGTATGATGGCCACGTCGAAATAAAGAAGGTGGCTCGCATCCCTGGAGATCGGGCCAAAGTGGCCGTGCTGAGCCATGACGAGAAGGTGGATCCTGTCGGGGCATGTGTCGGTGTAAATGGTCGTCGGATTCATGAAGTCGTTCGGGAGCTCTCGAACGAGAACATCGATGTTATGGAATGGTCCGATGACCCGCAAGAGCTTATTGCCCGGGCCTTGTCTCCTGCAGAGCCTACGAGCGTGACACTTAATCAGGACGCCGAGCCTCCCCGGGCACGGGTGGAGGTGGTGGCTGATGAAGTAAGTCAGGCCATCGGGAAGCGGGGGGTGAACATCAAACTTGCGTCCCAACTGACCGGCTATGAGATCGATGTTTACCGTGAGATTCCGGCCGACGAGGAGGATGTCGACATCGAGGAGTTTGGAGACGAGCTGAGCGACGAGACGATTCAAAAGCTCAAGCACATCGGTTGCGACACCGGGAAAGCGGTGCTGGAGCTTTCCGCCGATGCCCTTGCTCGGCGGGCAGACCTTGCCCGGGAGACAGCCCAGCGGGTTCTGGACATTATCGAAACAGAGTTCGAGAAGGGGCCTGGAATTATCGAGTCGATTCGTAACGGCCGCTTCACGGTCGAGTCGGTACTGGAGCCGGAGGCGACGGACGCTGATGGCACGGCGCCGACCGGTGCGGCCCCCGAGCCGCTCGACGAGCCGGCTACTTCTTCCGAACCGGTTGCGTCGGACGCCGCTGAGGCTGACGACGCAGAGCCAAGCGAGGAGACGGACGCGGCTGTGAGCGAAGAGCCAGAGGCGGAGGCGTCTCCCGATGATGATTCCTCTGATTCGGAGGAATCTCCCAGTTCGGAACCCGTGCCGAAGGAATCCGAAGTACAGTCTTAG
- the infB gene encoding translation initiation factor IF-2 → MATTEQQTFEKRLFKVARELNVSTDRVVEYLEEHGYEEALTGNGYNASIVDEEAYLVLRDEYADDAEAAARIRELRSEKDGGGASQRDEVATLDEEQEAEPEAGAEDTDEASTESEEAAEAATSDASGTPDTDSAEDEPDAEAAESVTPTEEDEGDGTEATAEADAADEEVSDSVTDDAVDEEAEIVAEEPLEAEESPDTAPEAEGGEHAADAAETAEAQKPSETPDAEEEGPAPEDEADTVEADAADAASTEDTDAEAPEEPEAVSEETDTTEEEPDEDSTDAEATDAVAEEEGADSADEESKPTEEATADTEADASSEEDVSEEEGDSAEATASTESADAETKEAGDEEAEEEEEGTLKANRYRLSGTQVVDKVDVNRFKRKRKRKRKKKDQEDDEEEKKEKEEEKKKQKQKSKQKGKKKKGKDLDEEDVEQTIQETLQELEQGASRERQRRRRRRRKRHEKERQRQRERERAQEDVVELTEYVTTGELASLIGEPVSDLIDTLFDAGMMVSINQRLDRETIEFVVDEYGMRADFVDEMGEGAIEIEEDDPEDLKPRAPVVTVMGHVDHGKTSLLDYIRNANVVAGEEGGITQHIGAHYVELTDHEDEAITFLDTPGHEAFTAMRARGAKATDIVILVVAADDSVMPQTIEAINHAQAADVPILVAINKMDKREADAERVRAELAEHNVLVEEYGGDVQSAEVSAETGLGVEDLLEKVVLQSEIMELQANPDREASGVVIESRLEKGRGNVITVLVQNGTLEVGDPFLAGNFSGSVRAMFDERDNRIESVGPSQPALVLGCDGSPEVGDQFVVMEDEGEARDVAQERQRIHREQELRRKSQVSLDQVSRRMAEGEFHELNLIIKADVGGSVEALSDALLKLKTDEVAVNIIHSGVGAISESDVMLARASDAIILGFQVRPTSGAREAANREDVDIRTYSVIYAAIEDVRDALEGLLSPKRREETKGRAEVRDTFSVPDVGTVAGCYVTEGTINRNHRIRVVRDGVVVYEGDISSLKRFDDDVKEVQSGYECGLSVENFDDVKVDDELEAYVVVEEKRKLEEV, encoded by the coding sequence ATGGCGACGACGGAGCAACAGACATTCGAAAAGCGGCTCTTTAAGGTCGCGCGGGAGCTCAACGTCTCTACCGATCGGGTCGTAGAGTACCTCGAAGAACACGGGTACGAGGAGGCCCTTACCGGGAACGGATACAATGCTTCCATTGTGGATGAGGAGGCGTATCTGGTATTGCGGGATGAGTATGCCGACGATGCGGAGGCTGCTGCCCGCATTCGGGAGCTCCGATCCGAAAAGGATGGGGGCGGAGCGTCTCAGCGCGATGAGGTGGCGACCCTTGATGAGGAGCAAGAAGCTGAGCCGGAGGCCGGTGCGGAAGACACAGACGAGGCATCCACTGAGTCTGAGGAAGCTGCTGAGGCAGCGACTTCCGATGCCTCCGGTACGCCGGACACCGATTCCGCGGAGGATGAGCCTGATGCGGAGGCTGCTGAATCTGTGACCCCGACCGAAGAAGACGAGGGGGATGGGACGGAGGCCACTGCTGAAGCCGATGCGGCTGATGAGGAAGTCTCCGACTCAGTGACCGATGATGCGGTCGACGAGGAGGCAGAGATTGTCGCCGAAGAGCCCCTTGAAGCAGAGGAATCCCCTGATACTGCGCCGGAAGCGGAGGGTGGGGAGCATGCGGCTGATGCTGCAGAGACAGCGGAGGCTCAGAAACCCTCGGAGACCCCTGACGCGGAGGAAGAGGGGCCCGCACCGGAAGATGAGGCAGATACTGTCGAAGCGGATGCCGCCGACGCGGCGTCTACCGAGGACACAGACGCCGAGGCGCCTGAGGAACCTGAGGCCGTTTCTGAGGAGACGGACACGACCGAAGAGGAGCCCGACGAGGACTCCACCGACGCCGAGGCGACGGATGCCGTTGCCGAAGAGGAGGGCGCGGACTCTGCCGATGAGGAAAGCAAGCCGACCGAAGAGGCGACGGCTGATACGGAGGCTGATGCTTCTTCGGAGGAGGACGTTTCTGAAGAAGAAGGCGACTCAGCAGAGGCGACTGCCTCGACGGAAAGCGCCGACGCCGAGACCAAGGAGGCGGGCGATGAGGAGGCTGAAGAAGAGGAGGAGGGAACCCTCAAGGCCAACCGCTATCGGTTGAGTGGCACTCAGGTTGTCGACAAGGTTGACGTAAATCGCTTTAAGCGCAAGCGGAAACGCAAGCGCAAGAAGAAGGATCAGGAAGACGACGAGGAGGAGAAGAAAGAGAAGGAGGAAGAGAAGAAAAAACAGAAGCAGAAAAGCAAGCAGAAAGGCAAAAAGAAGAAAGGCAAAGATCTCGACGAGGAGGATGTCGAGCAGACCATCCAGGAAACCCTGCAGGAACTGGAGCAGGGTGCCAGCCGCGAGCGTCAGCGCCGCCGCCGTAGGCGTCGAAAGCGCCACGAAAAGGAGCGTCAGCGCCAGCGGGAGCGAGAGCGTGCCCAGGAAGACGTTGTCGAGCTCACGGAATACGTGACGACAGGGGAGCTTGCTAGCCTGATCGGCGAGCCCGTCAGCGACCTCATCGATACGCTGTTTGATGCGGGCATGATGGTGTCCATCAACCAGCGTCTCGATCGCGAAACCATCGAATTTGTAGTCGACGAATACGGCATGCGTGCCGACTTCGTCGATGAGATGGGAGAAGGGGCGATCGAAATTGAAGAGGACGACCCAGAAGACCTGAAGCCGCGTGCACCCGTCGTCACGGTCATGGGGCACGTCGACCACGGGAAAACTTCTCTCCTCGACTACATCCGGAATGCGAATGTTGTGGCCGGAGAGGAGGGAGGCATCACGCAGCACATTGGGGCACACTACGTGGAGCTGACTGACCACGAGGATGAGGCGATCACATTCCTCGATACCCCGGGACACGAGGCCTTTACGGCCATGCGAGCTCGTGGTGCGAAGGCCACCGACATCGTGATCTTGGTGGTGGCGGCCGACGATTCAGTCATGCCTCAGACCATTGAGGCCATTAACCACGCCCAGGCGGCCGACGTCCCCATTCTGGTTGCCATCAACAAGATGGACAAGCGTGAGGCCGATGCGGAGCGGGTACGCGCAGAGTTGGCCGAGCACAATGTACTCGTCGAGGAATACGGCGGCGACGTGCAGTCGGCCGAAGTGTCCGCAGAGACAGGCCTGGGGGTAGAGGATCTCCTGGAAAAGGTTGTGCTCCAGTCCGAGATCATGGAGCTGCAAGCAAATCCCGACCGGGAGGCATCCGGTGTTGTTATCGAAAGTCGGCTGGAGAAGGGGCGGGGCAACGTCATCACCGTCCTTGTTCAGAACGGAACGCTTGAAGTTGGAGACCCCTTCCTTGCCGGCAACTTCAGCGGAAGTGTGCGAGCGATGTTCGACGAACGGGACAACCGAATCGAGTCGGTTGGGCCGTCGCAGCCGGCCCTTGTGCTCGGCTGTGATGGGTCGCCGGAGGTCGGCGATCAGTTTGTCGTGATGGAGGATGAGGGCGAAGCCCGTGACGTTGCTCAGGAGCGCCAGCGCATCCACCGAGAGCAAGAGCTACGCCGCAAGAGCCAGGTTTCGCTGGATCAGGTCAGCCGGCGAATGGCCGAGGGCGAGTTCCACGAGTTGAATCTAATCATCAAGGCGGACGTGGGCGGTTCGGTCGAGGCATTGTCCGACGCCCTCCTCAAGCTGAAGACCGATGAGGTGGCGGTAAACATCATCCACAGCGGCGTTGGAGCCATCAGTGAGAGCGACGTGATGCTTGCACGCGCCTCCGACGCTATCATTCTGGGCTTCCAGGTGCGACCAACGTCCGGAGCACGGGAGGCTGCCAATCGAGAGGACGTCGATATCCGGACGTACTCCGTCATTTACGCCGCGATTGAGGATGTCCGCGACGCCCTCGAAGGCCTCCTCTCGCCCAAGCGCCGAGAAGAGACAAAGGGCCGCGCCGAGGTTCGCGACACCTTCAGCGTCCCGGATGTGGGCACCGTGGCCGGCTGTTACGTTACCGAGGGCACGATCAACCGCAACCACCGCATCCGAGTCGTTCGGGATGGAGTCGTCGTGTACGAGGGCGACATCTCGTCTCTCAAACGGTTCGACGACGACGTCAAGGAAGTCCAGAGCGGATACGAGTGTGGGCTTTCCGTCGAAAACTTCGACGACGTGAAGGTCGACGACGAGCTTGAAGCGTACGTCGTCGTGGAAGAGAAGCGGAAACTCGAAGAGGTCTAG
- the rbfA gene encoding 30S ribosome-binding factor RbfA — protein sequence MSIHKERVAELVQREVARILQREYSDQLQPMVTVTHVRMTGDLSIAYVYVSVMGDDSEQREATFKQLKALNAEIREQLASRIRHKVREIPELQFFLDESLQRAKRMETLFDRIREERERRTSSEDPAEDLE from the coding sequence ATGAGCATCCATAAAGAACGAGTGGCCGAGCTGGTGCAACGCGAGGTTGCGCGCATTCTTCAGCGCGAATATTCGGACCAGCTCCAGCCCATGGTCACGGTCACCCACGTTCGCATGACGGGAGACCTTTCCATCGCCTACGTCTATGTGAGCGTGATGGGGGATGACTCTGAACAGCGCGAAGCAACGTTCAAGCAGTTGAAAGCCCTCAATGCTGAGATTCGAGAGCAGCTTGCGTCTCGAATCCGGCACAAGGTCCGCGAGATTCCAGAACTGCAGTTTTTCCTGGACGAATCGCTGCAACGGGCCAAGCGAATGGAGACCCTTTTTGATCGCATTCGGGAGGAGCGTGAGCGGCGAACGTCATCGGAGGATCCCGCCGAAGACCTCGAATAG